One region of Cellvibrio zantedeschiae genomic DNA includes:
- the fghA gene encoding S-formylglutathione hydrolase, which yields MTEVESNLTLISATKSFDGWIKRYQHYSNTLKCNMIFAIYLPPQAETNPVPLLWWLSGLTCTDENFMQKSGAQQVAAKLGIAIICPDTSPRGVDIPGADDSYDFGSGAGFYVNATQEPWATHYQMFDYVAKELPELVFANFPLNGKESISGHSMGGHGALVLALRQPGRYASVSAFAPIVSPSTVPWGQKALSGYLGDDQQAWAEYDACALVKKGESKQPFFIDQGTADNFLTEQLRPELLEQICYQRQHPLVLRHQEGYDHSYFFIATFIDDHLRYHAQHLS from the coding sequence ATGACTGAAGTTGAATCCAATTTAACACTTATCTCCGCCACCAAAAGTTTTGATGGCTGGATCAAGCGTTATCAGCATTACTCCAACACACTTAAATGCAACATGATTTTTGCAATCTACTTGCCGCCGCAAGCAGAAACGAATCCTGTGCCGCTCTTATGGTGGCTCTCTGGATTAACCTGCACTGATGAAAACTTCATGCAGAAATCCGGTGCACAACAAGTTGCTGCAAAATTAGGTATCGCCATTATTTGCCCGGACACCAGCCCGCGCGGCGTAGATATTCCCGGTGCTGATGACAGTTATGATTTTGGTTCTGGCGCAGGTTTTTATGTCAACGCAACGCAAGAGCCTTGGGCCACGCATTACCAAATGTTTGATTACGTTGCGAAGGAATTACCTGAATTAGTTTTTGCTAATTTCCCACTCAACGGCAAAGAAAGTATTAGTGGTCACTCCATGGGAGGCCACGGTGCGCTTGTGCTCGCCTTACGTCAACCGGGTCGCTATGCATCTGTTTCTGCATTTGCACCCATTGTTAGCCCAAGCACAGTACCTTGGGGGCAAAAAGCCTTGAGCGGTTATTTAGGTGATGACCAACAGGCCTGGGCCGAATACGATGCCTGCGCACTGGTTAAGAAAGGCGAATCCAAACAACCCTTTTTTATCGATCAGGGAACTGCAGATAATTTTTTAACGGAGCAATTGCGCCCCGAATTGTTGGAGCAAATTTGTTATCAGCGCCAACACCCGTTAGTGCTGCGTCATCAAGAAGGTTACGACCACAGTTATTTTTTTATAGCAACCTTTATCGACGATCACTTGCGCTATCACGCACAACATTTATCGTAA